Below is a window of Fusarium pseudograminearum CS3096 chromosome 2, whole genome shotgun sequence DNA.
AAAATACCCGCTCTTCACACTCAGCGAAACTGACACAACGGAATTGGTGCTTTACTTTGGCACAACTCTTGACTTGTCATCAGAGGATGTCCTGACCTACGATGTGCAGCTTGATGAGAGCCAGGTTCAGACATACAATCTGCAAAAGAGGACTCCGCAAAGTGAGAAGAACGCTGCAGATAAGGGATGGGCATCGGCTGATGGGTGGTTCTACGCTGCGTCGGACAATGTATGGGTGCGGAAGCATAAGCTAGGGGCATTGAAGACTGGTGTGCATGATCTTAAGCTCCGACTCAATCATGCAAACATATTGCTGGAAAAGATTGTTGTTAACTTGGGTGGGATGCAAGAGAGTTACTTGGGGCCCCCTGGAAACACGAAGGCTTGAGGAAATGAACGACTGCACAGACAAACGGGACAACTATCTGATGTGATTGGTCCGTGATATTACATATTGGATCTAAGAAGGACTTTTTTTATACAAATGAATGAAAGTACATTGAGTTGACAAGCGACAACAGTATATGGTCAATTAAATTTATACATTGAAAACCCGCAATAACGCTTAGCAAGTAAGGCTGAACTTGAGCTTGCGGTCCTGGTTAGCAACACCGAAGTACTTCTCGACCTCGGTGGTTTGGGCAGGTGTGTCGAAAGCAGTGAACCAGAAACCACTGGCATCCTTCTGCTGCCAGAGCCAGCATCCGACATTGTTGTAGAACTGCTGCAGACTGGCGGTCgtggcagcagccttctgGTAGTTGGGTCCCTTGGTAGGCCAGCCGGTCTCACCAACCCAGACAGTAGCCTTGGAGTTGACAGCCTGGACGTGCTTCTTGACGTTCCAGTACGAGTTCTGGAAAGTCTTGAGGCGGAGAGCATCCTTGATGGGAACGCCCTGCCAGTAGGGGAAACCGTTTGTGATGGCAATGTCGCAGGCCTTGGTGACGACGTCGTTGGTGCCGTCGACCCAAGCGGTCCAGGTGTCGGTGTGTCCGACCTTGAGGGCCTTGTTGTATTGGTGGACCATGCCTCGGACGTCGTAGATCTGCTGTGCGAGCTTCTGGGGGGAGATGTCCTTGCGGTAGAGATCCTCGGATCCGACACTGATGGCGGCGATCCAGCCAGTGCCGTGctgcttgatggccttgaggagagcGGCCTTATCACGGCCGAAGTGAGCATCGTCGGTGGACCAGATACCGACAAGGATCTTCATGCCGGTGGCCTTGGCAGCGGGGACGGCCTTGACAAGTGCTAAACAAGAATGTAAGTAAAAAGAGCTTGTTTTTGAGGATGCAAAACACTTACTGTTGCAGTCAGAGGCAGAGTACAGACGAACAGCGTTGAAACCCTTGTTCCAGCTCTTGATGGCCTGGAAATCCTTCTTCCAGTCGGCCTCCCACTTGCAGACGCCATCAGCCCTGTTGGCGCCCATGCTGAAACCCTTGTAGGTGCCGGCCACGGCCTCGCCAGTCATCATGAGAGCGACCGCAAGGGTGCTAAGAGTGCTGAAAAACTTCATAGTGAATTAACGATAGtgaataaagaaaataactGATTAATAAGCGAGTGACAGTTAAAGAGCCAAGaggacaaaaagacaagaaagtTGGGACGGAAAGTTGGTTTTATTATGGGATGATGGAAATTATGCCCCTTTTTACTTGTTGCTTTTTGCCCCTTTGGGCTCGTATTTACCCTGGCGCGTGAGCTGTTCTAGACCATTTTGGCCGTATTGATGCTATTTTTATGCTTGGCCTGGTCATGGAATCACGCTAGAAAGGACGGTGTCGCGCGGGACGTCGGGTTCACCAGAATGGAATCAATCTACGGGCAGTTAAAGCAGATTGGTTTTCATGCTTAATCCATATTTAGGTGCAGAGTAGATGAATTTGAAACACGTCATTACCGGTTCAGTAGGCCTGACTTGTCTGTCAATGTGCTGTCATGTCCTCGTGTAGCTACTGAGGTACATGACCATGGATCCAAGAGAGGCTAAGGGATCTTCCTTGGCTATCGATTGTCCACGCGATGCTGTCCGATTATTGGTTGCAAGTCCCGGATCCTCCGATAtccatcctcgccaactTTCTCGGTTATCCACATGAGACGCGTACCTTGACCTACCCTACTGCGctcaccatcttcatcaatcaGGCCTTCAAGATGCATGGCCTAATCATTGGAACGCTCATTACTGTACTCGGAGTTTGGGTTCATATAGCATGATATTGACAGCAATGTTTAAGTACCAGAATTGTATCATCAGTAGGGAGCGTGATCAATTTTGTGATTGCGCAGTAACTTAGATTGCGGTCAATCAAAAGTAAACAAGTCAACCGACCCGTTAGTTAAGAAGCACTTGCGTTATCAACTTAGTTTGAACTAAGAAAATTTATGCAAATAATAATGAAATATCTAGATTTATCTCATCTTCTTATTACTCCAGTTGTACAAAtcattcaacatcttgacgCTGGACAAAGTGAGAGCATCTTTACTCTTTAGATAAGAGCAGATAAGGGACATTAAGATAAGATTAGATAGTACATCTTGAGAATGATTAGATTAGATTAGACAGGCTTATCGATAAAGATATTCGATGAGGTCTATCTCAATGAAAGGACCGTGCCTATTACTCGCGTGGAAACTCGGGCTATTCAAGACCGAACACGAAAGTCGAGGTACAGTCCAGCCACTCAATTACCTACTGTTTCAAGTTTGATTGACATTGGTTCTCCGCATGGAGAAGCGGCACATGGATCAAATGATATAAATCTTGAAAATGAATGCTGCCCCTGCAAACCTTGACATCGGTGCCCCCAAAGTCGATTCAAGATGGTTATTGGTGGAATATTTTACTCCCTCGACCACCAAGAGGCAAACGACTCATGGGTGTTCAGGCAAATATTGGGGTACATAATTAGATCTATACAAGAAGATGATACTTCCAGCAGCGACGCTCATAATTCACATCTCTAGACAAGAACATTTGACTCGTCCCGACTCATCATGAAATTCTTGGCCATTGCTTCTGCTGCCCTGAGCATCTTCGGAGGTGTTCAGGCTGCGAAATCTCCCTTCTTTATTCTTACAGGAGACTCAACCGTTGCTACCGGCGGAGGCTGGGGCGATGCACTTCTCAACGGAACCAAGAAGCCTGGAGGTGGAATAAACCTTGCAAAGAACGGCGCTACCACCGTTTCTTTCAGAGACCTGGGCTTGTGGGATGCCGCGCTTGAGAATGTCAAGGCTCAAAAGGCTAAGCACGAAGCTATCGTTACGATTCAATTCGGCCATAATGATCAGAAGACTCTCACTCTGGAGCAATACTCGGATAACCTTTCCACCATGATCGGTGAGGTCAAGACAGCAGGTGGGACCGCGGTAAGTTAAAACTTCGATATCCCAGCCTCATGACTAATGTTTGTAGATTATCATCACATCACTCACCCGCCGCACTTTCAAGGACGGAAAAGTGGTCGAGAATCTTAGCAAAGAGCGAgatgctgccattgccgTCGCGAACAAGGCTGGAGTTAAATATTTGGACCTCAACACCGCAAGCACCAAGTATGTCAATGCCATTGGCCAAGAGAACGCGGATAAATACAACGAGATTGAAGGAGATCGGACACACCTCAATATGTCAGGCAAGATTGTATTTGGCAGGATGGTGGCTGATATGTTGGTTCAAAAGAGACCTGATCT
It encodes the following:
- a CDS encoding hypothetical protein (OrfB); the protein is MKFLAIASAALSIFGGVQAAKSPFFILTGDSTVATGGGWGDALLNGTKKPGGGINLAKNGATTVSFRDLGLWDAALENVKAQKAKHEAIVTIQFGHNDQKTLTLEQYSDNLSTMIGEVKTAGGTAIIITSLTRRTFKDGKVVENLSKERDAAIAVANKAGVKYLDLNTASTKYVNAIGQENADKYNEIEGDRTHLNMSGKIVFGRMVADMLVQKRPDLARYIKSNKKLSQLIRDGVFTTGQE